One Polynucleobacter sp. SHI8 genomic window, TGCTAGTTTTTTTGACCCCCTTACACAGTCTCAAACTCAGGTCATTAGTCAATTTTTCTCTGCTGTGTTAATTCTTTTATTTGTTACTACCGATTTACACTTACTGATGATTGATAGTCTAATCCAAAGTTTTTATATCGTCCCCATGGATCAAGTGAGTCTCAACATCAAGAGTTTTAAAGACATCGCTTTTTTAGGTGGCAAAATATTTAGCATTGGTCTACAAATCTCTCTTCCTATCGTCACTGCTCTACTCATTACCAATATCGCTCTTGGGGTTTTAACCAAAGCTGCTCCACAACTGAATATTTTCGGGATTGGTTTTCCAATAACAATGGCTGTAGGACTCGGGATGATGTTCGTTAGCCTACCTTATATGATTAAACCATTTATTAAAACCTTAGCTGATGGTATTGAAACTATCAGAATGATCACTTCGGCAATGGTTAATTAATATAGTTAAATAAAGATAAGCTACTGATCTGCTGAAATGATTTTTGGGCAGCTTGTAATTGAACTTGCTGACGCGCTAAGTCAGATAAAGTCTTGTTATAGTCTGTATCTTGAAGTGCAGATAAAACCTTCGCAGTACTATTGCCTTTATTAACACTCAAAGTATCAATACTTTCCAACTGATTCTGGGTGATACCAACCTTAGACTGAGCTTTTAAGACATTATCAAATGTTGTTTTGAAAGAACCTGCTAAATCATTTAATGCGCTTGTTACATCAGTAGCCGTTTGATTTGGGTTACTTAAAACAGTGATAGCCTTGTTTAATTTATTCATGAAATTATTCGCATCAGAGCCAAATAAATCTTGGATAGTCACATCAAGCCCTGCTGTTCTCCCCACATCAACCTGAATTTGTGCTGTGCTAGTAGTTCCTTGATAGGTGTATTCGTCATAGGTAACCGGTGTTCCATTAATACTCACTGAGCCAGTAGAAAGACTTACGGCTGATGGATTGCTTGCCACATTAAAACCTGCAAATAAGTAATGGCCAGCTCCATCATTCGAGTTTGCTAATGACACTAACTGATTCAACTGACCTTTTAATGAAGTGGCAATTGTTGCTCGATCTTGATTGGATAAAGATCCTGTACTACCATAAACCACCTGCTCATTTACTCCTTGCAAGGTTTCAACCATCCCATTTAAGGCAGAAGAAGCACTTCCTATCGTACTTTTCAAGGCAATACGG contains:
- the fliR gene encoding flagellar biosynthetic protein FliR, whose translation is MVQFTTDQLMGWVIAFMWPLSRILGLFSSSPLFSTTNFPMMARVGLALAITILVAPILPPQSITDPFSFAGLASLVNQFIIGISIGFVMRIFFTAIEMTGDLIGMSMGMSFASFFDPLTQSQTQVISQFFSAVLILLFVTTDLHLLMIDSLIQSFYIVPMDQVSLNIKSFKDIAFLGGKIFSIGLQISLPIVTALLITNIALGVLTKAAPQLNIFGIGFPITMAVGLGMMFVSLPYMIKPFIKTLADGIETIRMITSAMVN
- the flgL gene encoding flagellar hook-associated protein FlgL; this encodes MRISTSNFYNNTTTQLNELQSSISDLSTQVSTGKKGITPQDDPAASVQILSLSQVSSADAQFTKNRIALKSTIGSASSALNGMVETLQGVNEQVVYGSTGSLSNQDRATIATSLKGQLNQLVSLANSNDGAGHYLFAGFNVASNPSAVSLSTGSVSINGTPVTYDEYTYQGTTSTAQIQVDVGRTAGLDVTIQDLFGSDANNFMNKLNKAITVLSNPNQTATDVTSALNDLAGSFKTTFDNVLKAQSKVGITQNQLESIDTLSVNKGNSTAKVLSALQDTDYNKTLSDLARQQVQLQAAQKSFQQISSLSLFNYIN